AGGTTTTTAAAAGGGGAATCTGATGGTGGTAGAGCAAGGAATTGACACATGGAAATTATTAGACATATAAAGGAAGCTGGGCGACACTTTCTGTCTTTGGTGTTTGCTAAACACTTGCTGAGTTTTGCTGGTTTGCTTGCTGCTGCATTTACCTGCTCCTTCATATAAAAAGTTATGTGTATTTCCCCCAAAATAGGCTTCCAGTATATAAGCAGACTTCACCACTCATCATCCAACTGTTAAGCGATTTCTTGAcctttctgtttctcaaaaagttcatgtgcattttttcccctttttcttccctcttcaaCTGTGCCTAGAACATCTGGAGAACATCCCAGGGACCAGCGAAAACTCTGCTTTTCGTTTTCTCTTTAACCTCAGCAGCATCCCAGAGAATGAGGTGATCTCCTCCGCAGAGCTTCGGCTCTTCCGGGAGCAGGTGGACCAGGGCCCTGATTGGGAGCGGGGCTTCCACCGTATAAACATTTATGAGGTTATGAAGCCCCCGGCAGAAGTGGTGCCTGGGCACCTCATCACACGACTACTGGACACGAGACTGGTCCACCACAATGTGACACGGTGGGAAACTTTTGATGTGAGTCCTGCGGTCCTTCGCTGGACCCAGGAGAAGCAACCAAACTATGGGCTGGCCATTGAGGTGACTCACCTCCATCAGACACGGACCCACCAGGGCCAGCATGTCAGGATTAGCCGATCGTTACCTCAAGGGAGTGGGGATTGGGCCCAGCTCCGGCCCCTCCTGGTTACCTTTGGCCATGATGGCCGGGGCCATTCCTTGACCCGTCACCGGAGGGCCAAGCGTAGCCCCAAGCATCACCCACAGAGGGCCCGGAAGAAGAATAAGAACTGCCGGCGCCACTCGCTCTACGTGGACTTCAGTGATGTGGGCTGGAATGACTGGATTGTGGCCCCACCAGGCTACCAGGCCTTCTACTGCCATGGGGACTGCCCCTTTCCACTGGCTGATCACCTCAACTCGACCAACCACGCCATTGTGCAGACCCTGGTCAACTCTGTCAATTCCAGTATCCCCAAAGCCTGTTGCGTGCCCACTGAACTGAGCGCCATCTCCATGCTGTACCTGGATGAGTATGACAAGGTGGTACTGAAAAATTACCAGGAGATGGTAGTAGAGGGATGTGGGTGCCGCTGAGGTTAGGCCGTCctaacacacacagacacacacactaaCACATACGCTCCCATCCATTCACCCACACACTACACAGACTGCTTCCTTATAGCTGgacttttatctttaaaaaaaaaaaaaaaacctaaacattCACCTTGACCTTATTTATGAGTTTACGTGCAAATGTTTTGACCATATTGATCATATATTttgacaaaatatatttataactacatattaaaagaaaaaaataaaatgagtcattattttaaaggtaaactctgttctttctctctttaatcctttttcttttccttctccatctctttTGAATGAGATTTTATTCTGTTGGGTGGAGTTGGGAGTCAGAGGGTGGTAACTGGAGGTGGTTAAGTTAGAAAGACAGGAAGTAAACTGATCCCTTATGGCCAGGGATgaattgttttccatttctgtttaaTGTTAACAAGGACACAGCATCCTCTCCCATCTGGATGACACATGCCTTGGAGAAACAGTGGGATGAAAGGAGTAAATCAGATTAAAAACTCAGTTTTGGGCTGCGGGTGCATCCTCTGTTTTTTGCTCACCTGTTAGAGATGCGTAGCAGCTGAGTGTGATGGAGACATCTCAaatcccccccccacctccactttTTGATAACCCAGGATGTCTCCAGTTATTCAGTCACCAATGTTGTATTTTCAAGCCAAAACTAATATATACACTCACGTATTAAGATATGTGTGTTGTGCCTGTTGTTTTAAAACAggagtggcttttttttttttttttttgagaagtggGCTTTACCCAATAAAACACAAATAATGTGTCTTACCTTCAAAAAACTGGATGATCACTACGTTAATATATCATGTGGTAGAATTCTTCTCCAGTCTTTCTCGACTTTTTTCCTTGTCCCCTATTCCACACATGAAGTCATCAGATTCAATATTCCAAAGATTGAGCTCTGTGGGAATGGGGTTTAACACTAAAGGGCCAGAATTTCTAAGTGGGCACTAAAAGTGTTCCATTATATAGAATCTCTTGTGTTAAATACCAAGCTTCTTTGCCTCTCTATACTGCACTCCACCCTGCCAACCCTTTCCTTAGATCTGGGAAAAAACAGATACACACCTGGTGGATCTCATGTTCTGAGCCAGGGTTCCTTCAAGGAGAAAGTTCATCTTTCGaccaaagagaaaaaggacattgCTAATGTCCTTGGACAGTCTCCTCAGCTACGTGCTGCCTGCAAAGCAGAGAAATGACTTGCTGCCTGCAAAGCAGAGAAATGACTTTCTGGAATGAGATGGATTGGGAAT
The Choloepus didactylus isolate mChoDid1 chromosome 4, mChoDid1.pri, whole genome shotgun sequence DNA segment above includes these coding regions:
- the BMP4 gene encoding bone morphogenetic protein 4 isoform X1, which encodes MQEGRGGGRAGRSAERGPEARSHSVVPSRETHCRSSSETFQQVCSRLAVKNHGLLLYALFSVILLGGASHASLIPETGKKKVAEIQGHAGGRRSGQSHELLRDFEATLLQMFGLRRRPQPSKSAVIPDYMRDLYRLQSGEEEEEEQIHSIGLEYPERPASRANTVRSFHHEEHLENIPGTSENSAFRFLFNLSSIPENEVISSAELRLFREQVDQGPDWERGFHRINIYEVMKPPAEVVPGHLITRLLDTRLVHHNVTRWETFDVSPAVLRWTQEKQPNYGLAIEVTHLHQTRTHQGQHVRISRSLPQGSGDWAQLRPLLVTFGHDGRGHSLTRHRRAKRSPKHHPQRARKKNKNCRRHSLYVDFSDVGWNDWIVAPPGYQAFYCHGDCPFPLADHLNSTNHAIVQTLVNSVNSSIPKACCVPTELSAISMLYLDEYDKVVLKNYQEMVVEGCGCR
- the BMP4 gene encoding bone morphogenetic protein 4 isoform X3; the protein is MIPGNRMLMVVLLCQVLLGGASHASLIPETGKKKVAEIQGHAGGRRSGQSHELLRDFEATLLQMFGLRRRPQPSKSAVIPDYMRDLYRLQSGEEEEEEQIHSIGLEYPERPASRANTVRSFHHEEHLENIPGTSENSAFRFLFNLSSIPENEVISSAELRLFREQVDQGPDWERGFHRINIYEVMKPPAEVVPGHLITRLLDTRLVHHNVTRWETFDVSPAVLRWTQEKQPNYGLAIEVTHLHQTRTHQGQHVRISRSLPQGSGDWAQLRPLLVTFGHDGRGHSLTRHRRAKRSPKHHPQRARKKNKNCRRHSLYVDFSDVGWNDWIVAPPGYQAFYCHGDCPFPLADHLNSTNHAIVQTLVNSVNSSIPKACCVPTELSAISMLYLDEYDKVVLKNYQEMVVEGCGCR
- the BMP4 gene encoding bone morphogenetic protein 4 isoform X4; translation: MFGLRRRPQPSKSAVIPDYMRDLYRLQSGEEEEEEQIHSIGLEYPERPASRANTVRSFHHEEHLENIPGTSENSAFRFLFNLSSIPENEVISSAELRLFREQVDQGPDWERGFHRINIYEVMKPPAEVVPGHLITRLLDTRLVHHNVTRWETFDVSPAVLRWTQEKQPNYGLAIEVTHLHQTRTHQGQHVRISRSLPQGSGDWAQLRPLLVTFGHDGRGHSLTRHRRAKRSPKHHPQRARKKNKNCRRHSLYVDFSDVGWNDWIVAPPGYQAFYCHGDCPFPLADHLNSTNHAIVQTLVNSVNSSIPKACCVPTELSAISMLYLDEYDKVVLKNYQEMVVEGCGCR
- the BMP4 gene encoding bone morphogenetic protein 4 isoform X2; this translates as MARRTARDRSHSVVPSRETHCRSSSETFQQVCSRLAVKNHGLLLYALFSVILLGGASHASLIPETGKKKVAEIQGHAGGRRSGQSHELLRDFEATLLQMFGLRRRPQPSKSAVIPDYMRDLYRLQSGEEEEEEQIHSIGLEYPERPASRANTVRSFHHEEHLENIPGTSENSAFRFLFNLSSIPENEVISSAELRLFREQVDQGPDWERGFHRINIYEVMKPPAEVVPGHLITRLLDTRLVHHNVTRWETFDVSPAVLRWTQEKQPNYGLAIEVTHLHQTRTHQGQHVRISRSLPQGSGDWAQLRPLLVTFGHDGRGHSLTRHRRAKRSPKHHPQRARKKNKNCRRHSLYVDFSDVGWNDWIVAPPGYQAFYCHGDCPFPLADHLNSTNHAIVQTLVNSVNSSIPKACCVPTELSAISMLYLDEYDKVVLKNYQEMVVEGCGCR